Proteins encoded together in one Cicer arietinum cultivar CDC Frontier isolate Library 1 chromosome 4, Cicar.CDCFrontier_v2.0, whole genome shotgun sequence window:
- the LOC101495228 gene encoding putative B3 domain-containing protein At1g78640, translated as MSSDNVCVCSSQSSFCSSNVCLHLSLHCCCPFPCSTETKPTKKRKRVHQETLHVSRKNKTWGYSTDLMLYDDPWKIKKVLEQSDVGPLSRLMLNSDLVKHFVLPVLCADLENTDDVVWKVENTKGVPVKIWDLDTKSFHFLNFHRYNNSTKSYIFNGSWIPEFVSRRHLHKGDEIGLHWDPYRQCFDFSVLRAAN; from the coding sequence ATGAGTTCCGACAATGTTTGTGTTTGTTCTTCACAATCATCGTTTTGTTCCTCCAACGTTTGTCTCCATCTCTCACTCCATTGTTGTTGCCCCTTTCCCTGTTCAACTGAAACTAAACCCACAAAGAAGAGGAAACGTGTTCATCAAGAAACTCTTCATGTTTCAAGAAAGAACAAGACTTGGGGTTATTCAACTGATTTGATGCTCTATGATGATCCTTGGAAGATAAAGAAAGTTTTGGAACAAAGTGATGTTGGTCCATTGAGTAGACTCATGTTGAATAGCGATTTGGTCAAACATTTTGTGCTTCCTGTTTTGTGTGCTGATCTTGAAAACACAGATGATGTTGTTTGGAAAGTTGAGAACACTAAAGGTGTTCCAGTCAAGATTTGGGATCTTGACACCAAATCCTTCCACTTTCTCAATTTCCACAGATATAATAATTCAACCAAAAGTTACATTTTCAATGGCAGTTGGATCCCTGAGTTTGTCTCTAGAAGGCACCTACACAAAGGGGATGAAATTGGTCTTCATTGGGATCCATATAGACAATGTTTCGATTTCTCTGTTCTTCGTGCCGCCAATTAA